In Glycine soja cultivar W05 chromosome 10, ASM419377v2, whole genome shotgun sequence, the genomic stretch CTtagttaaacattttttttctaaataagtGATAATTAgtaacaaataagtttaaatatttgtaaaaaaatatattaaagtttCATTGCATTACTTTGTTAACGtatacatttaaatatttgtaaagaatatattaaatttttatttcattaatttgttaactttaataacatatatagttaattaagttatcattaatatattgaagttaagattaaatcatttatatattatctgaatcattgaaaaaaataattttttattaaattttactcaTGATTAAACGAAGACTTGAAAAAATAACATGTAGTTAGAATACATTAACACCACTCTTGCTTTATTGTTTTAAAGGTACggttttctcttttaaaattggtttaattgatttttttccaGTTTAATCGaatgtaattaatattataatcttTATTTTAACATGGGattcactattaaaaaaatatgggatTTTTATTTCGGCCGTAGGAGAATTTgtcttcaaattatttttcaacagacttatctatataaaaactgattttgaaataatttatttttttaagctaTTCCAAACACACCCGAGTaggaaaaataacaaaactaacaaaaaggaATACCGAttccaaataatattaaaaaggaataacttctctataaaataaaattaaaaaaaaggaataacgACATAACATGTTTGGTTCCGAAGCAAAGTCATGAAAATGCTAATTTAGGTCGTGCAAGTTTCAGATTGTCGAGAATTCTTTCCAGAGTAGTCTTTGAATCCAAGATAATGTCTAATTTTGTGGGCTAGCGTGAGGTATAAATTGATTTAGGTCAAATCACGAGCGGTTCGTTTGTtggattgattttcttttttcttctttttttagctGATTTTTTTCCTgccattttttatataacagttaggttttcgtttttctcgtATAAgggaattatatataattttcaaattatttacaagttatgattatttgtttctacaatataattttcacattaattAATGTTGTGAATGTATTTTCACAGTCATTTTGTTTCGAATATGGCCTACATCCAAATTATAGCTCCTTGGCGCCACCATCCAACTACCCTCGACCACTAAAACGAGAACAAGGCTACCCTCTCTTTACAAACTTAAGTCTTTTGGActagttacaacttacaagacTAATATTCAATTTAGAGCTTCCTTACACTAGCGTCTCTTTGCTTTTCTCCAATGGTGGCAGGCCTTCCCCACAAGCTTAGGCTGTATTACCAATTCATCACATCAATTggatttattgattttatatatatatatatatatatatatatatatatatatatataaagttggaTACtaattgtatataaaaaatttacttttattttcattatgttAAACAATAACATCAAACTATAGTGGGGAAACAAATCTTTATTCTTGTACGAAAGTGTAACAAGGACTTGATGCTTTTCTGCAGTAGTACATTTGTTTTTTATAGACCACACGAGAGACAATATAGACGACAAAATTTTTCACAACAATGCATTAAAATTCTTAGAAATCGCTATTCATACACATAAACGTCGCTGGTAATGGGTGGAGAAAATTCTATAAGGCCACCAAGTACAAGAGGGCATGCATGCATGGTTAATTACATTATTCCACATCAATTAGGCGTGTTAATTAAGTTTTCCACaatcaaaatctgatttcttCAACAGCAGCTCAGCTAGGAAAGCAGGGAAAAGTTTGTCCCTAAAATGTGAGACCAATTTCAAATCACCCTGCAGAACAAAACCCAGAACATAAGATGTAACACTGATATCAATATTTCTCCATCTTCTCTCTTTAGCATATTTCCTCAAGCTAGCCTCAATTTTTTTGTATTGCTCCTTAGACTTACCCTCTTCACCCATCTCTTTAGCAACATGTTTGCCAGTTTTTTTGGTGAATGCCTCGGCTAGATGCCTGGCTAAAATAATCCCATCCTCCAAGGCACAGCACCCACCTTGCCCTAGGTCAGGGGCCATGGGGTGAAATGCATCTCCAACAACACAAACGTTGCCTTTGCTAATTTTCCCCAACATGAGCTCCCACTCATGTCTATATTTCAATGGAGATGTTAAAATGTCTTTTGTCTCTGTTTTCTCTATAAAGGTTTTAATATCACTTGGCATCTTCTCAACCTTTCTCAACACCAATTGCTTCATTTTGGATGGGTTCTTTGCTAGCTCCTTCTCTGCAACATAAGCAAAGTGGACAAGTAAATGTGAAACTCATAACCATATACTAATTAAAGTGATTTATGATGTGACATCATTATGATAAAATGATTGACaaaaattggtttttaaaatttatgaagactaaattaataaattaaattaaaaaaactaaaaggatATTAAACTGTaattttgaaaagtaaaaaagaaaaaaatattttagcaagtgaattaatgaaataaagaatTTCACCTTCACTGGTGGGAGTCCAAGTTAGAAACCAATAGACAGTGTTATCATCACAAGGCATTACACCAGATCGAAAGCCCTTCCCAAAGTAGTGCATGAATTTGGGCTCAAGCCCATGATTGTTCATCAACTTTTTATAGCCCCTGATTACGTATCTCCCGGTAAAAGAGGCCTCTTTGAAGCCCAACCACTTTGCCACCACGGAGTTTATTCCATCACACCCAATCAATACCTTTTCAATTGCAAACATCCACATATCAGTCAATTAAGTTGTTTAGTTGTTATGTGATCATTCCATTAATTTGCTAATTTCACATGTCACGTCACGTCTCGTTGTGTTTTTAATTACCttggttttgatggttgttccATCATCAAGACGGACTATCTTAATCTTAGAGAAGCCGGATTCTTCAATAGCAACAACCTTTGATAAGAACCTGATGGTGCCACTTGGAAGCTCGTTAGCAATTGCTTCCAACATTAACTGCCTTCTAACACAACGAACTTCACAGTCTCCACTGCATCGCATGCATGACACAATACCCATTATATCATTAATGgaagaattttaaaatcaaaattaatttaattagaactTAATTGGTTGGTTTCATATATCTACAAACGATTCAATCAGCCACTACTGAAACTTTTTGCCCTTTTCTTAATCAAAATATTGTTTTCCTTCTTCTcgcattaatttaataaaaaagaatagcaATTATTGGCAAGTTGAATCAAAAGCATAGCAAATTGGCAAGCAGCTGGACCAGCCAGGACATTAGAAAAAACATTATAGAGCCAAGGGCCAAGGCATAGGATGAACTTTTATTCATATATGTACGTGTACTTACTGTTTTCCTGTGCCCTCGAAAGACAAGCTTGATGTTTGCTGCCCTAAAATCAAAGATGTAGTCACATTCCTGCACTCCAATTTCCTGTATACTTTAGTTTCAGGCTAATACTATATacataaaagagtttaagactaaaattattttaattaataacgtttcgttcttaccattttatttttagaaggattttttttattttatttatctattcatTTACAAGTTCAAGATTACATTAATTACCGTATTTTAAttatgtctttatttttttaattcttaagtaTTTTACAAGCTTATCATAAATATAGGACAATGATTGAGTAAAATATTACGCGAGATTGTTCGTTGATCGCAACATGCATATAAGGGATGTTAAAGGGGAAAATTGTACATGGTATGGCCGTATGATCCCGGGACTGGGAAGTGGAAGCCATGCATAAATAAGATTATCAAATAAGATTTTCTGTGTATCTTGTCGTACAGAAATAATGAAGACTggagaattttttaattatctctCGATCGTTTGGTTTAGAATTTAGAAgatgaaaaaagttaaaaatctctcttcttcttttttttatttttgtttccgtTTACTTAGATATGTTGGAAAATTTAGACCAAAAGaatatcaatttataatttttaaacaatataaactaaatcaattgtctcaattttattttactcgtcacctttaatttttgttattattttataaaggtataataatatattattattcacaGTTTTTCTTCATTCAGCAAGCAAACCAAACCAGTACTTTAATTTATCCCCACTTCTTCTTCCTCTAGccctttttttccctttaaaatcattctcttctctttctttaaaCCAATTAAACTCCGTGTTAGATATTAACGTGCATATATGATTCATTGGTAATATATAGTTGAAATAAAGTTGAGACAAAGATATATATAGTATTTACTCTTTTAGCTGGACATGTTGGTGACGAAGAATGGTTCCTACGCCAAGAGCATCCAAAGCTTTCCAAGCGTTAGTCCATGTTGTTAAAGCAAACCCAGTGACCCTCAAAGTATCTGAATATTCTAACACCAAACTTGGGACACCCAGCCTGCAGTGAAATTATTCTtagcttaaattaaattaataaacatatgtagtttatatatatattcctagcTATAATAGTGATGGAGATGAGGGTGAAAGAGGTACGTACCTGTGAAGTGCCAAGGATGTTGCGAGACCAGCAATTCCAGCTCCCACAATCACAATGTCTTCAACAAGTGATGATTCCATTATCACCTCTTTTTTTCCCGTGGAAATTAAGATGATCGATCAATCTAGCTTTTTAGTACTAGCTAGCTACCTAGCCTTAGCTTTGATATCTTTCCAATATCCTTCTTCCCAGAGGAAtcaggaatatatatataccaaatgCTAAATATGGTAAGCGTTTATATCGAGAGAGAACGTATGCACTAGCTAGTGAAAgattaattaaaaccaaaaacatCACCACATGCCACGATGATTCGTCCTCATCAAATAACCGACAATACGCGTAGTACAGTGCataattgtattaattataaacattacaaatgttttaaaaaattaataaataaaatattttaaactgtAACTCATTAATCACATTAGTTTAACCTTTACATGCAGGAGGGATGTGGAGTACACTAAAATTAATAGTGGAGGGgtcaagcatatatatatatatatatatatatatatatatatatatatatatatatatatatatatatatatatatatatatatatatatataataaaacattaattacaatAACAGTCCaccaaaatattaatattacattaacatttaattaatattttaatgtatattcaacaaatattatacaattttttttataaatctaatatttttaaaacattaataatctatcaaaattttatgtgtaaaaaaCTGGTCAAGTCAATCCTCACAATTCCATCCGAACAAGTTATATTAAGTTacatatatcaaaattttatgtgtaaaaaaCTGGTCAAGTCAACCCTCACAATTCCATCCAAACAGGTTATAGTAAGTTACATATTTCTTTAGTCATTTTAGATTTCAAGGTGCTTGTATTCATTTTGAGTTTGGTTCTTGTCCCCCAAGGTGCTTGTATATAttcatctttttaatttatttttgaacgGATGTTAGGGGTGGCTGTCTTTGGTATCTGGTGGGGTGGGTATCAACCTAATTGGAATCTATTCCACCGGAGTGTAGCGGCCTAGCCCTAATTCTTttacttaaaagaaaatattgcatATTTCTTAGGGTACACTTTTTATGATCATCTCATGagtattttcttgattttttggttttataatatttttattttctctattttaattatatttcatcataaaaatttggaaattttttatggaaaatgaAATGGTTAAatgctttcaaatttttttaaagaaaaaggttGACAGGCCAACCGAATTTTACACTTCCGGTGTTTCTTCTCTCTCAATTCATGCACCCATTTTTGGTCTTGTTATTGTTCTTAATTTGGTAATCGAGAAGAGAGATTTTAACTTTGATATGATGAAGAATGTTTATGGCATAACACCACAATTGTAGCAAAGTTATATTAAATCCAGTCCAATCGGTGATCTGATTGAGTTAGTGATTCAATCCTTGAGTcacaaattgatttgatttaatccactatatattaaaaaatttaaaattatatatatctaatatatatatatatatataattaacattatttgattaagaaaaaataatttatacttcaaaatctaaaataacaatTGAAGTATTAAAGTTATAACAcaagtcaaaaaataataattcaataaaataattacacaagttttgaatttttttttggaatattttggagcatttttttttgttttctttttacacGAAATGGGTTTTAAAAACTGGCTTAAGTCATCAGATTTATCCCAATTCGATCGGGTCTGACCAGATCATCTcgaaccaaatatatatatggCCGGTTCAATAATCAAATTGATCTGATTATGTCATCGAGTTCCGATTGGACTGATCTGACCGATCGGGTCGGACCGAGTTtttgaactatgaattgtagcATTTTTATGGATGCATATATGATAGACCTTTTGGGTCGAAGATGACATTTTTTAAtggtttacatttttaaaataaaataaaggtcctgataatttttagttaatactaatttaaattaattattttaaaaaatagaaaaaaaatataaaaataaaattatttgaaaacataaatgatgaaaataaaaaatactaaaatataaaataaaaacaaaagtggCATTTAACCTATTTAGAAGGAAGATaataaaaagaacataaaatattttataaaaaatagaaaataaaaaaatatctgaaTGTCATGTCAAACCAAAtcccaaacaaaaataattactctAATAATAATCtgtatacatattttaattttaattttgattttaaagtcAGAGACCTTAAAGTATGCCTTGGCTGCTCTAGGACGGGACTTGATTTATGTTTagtcaattttctttttgtcttgTTGCTTAAGTTCTCACTATACCGAAAAAGGCCTTGTGTGGTGATTTGTGAAAACTGACTTAAGTAATAATATTAGaataagttaaaatataataataataataataaaccactaaatttagagaattaaaataaataattataaatttcaattttttttaaaaatcatagttTTGGACTATATCCTTTTAGTaacaaaaaaaactgatttaacaaaataagttATGTTTTTCATCATGGAGTATGTACatctatcttcttctttttttttttttaagtcaacCAGCTCATATTATTTCATGATATGTACATCTATTTTTTGTTATCTTGGTTATTTTGTAAGTTgtaattttttctaataaaagatATCTTGGTAGGATTGTATACTTTTCCattagaataaattaaatatatgttgaGCTCCAGTGAATTTCTTCTGCCAATTAATAAATGTCGTAGACTGTTGAAtgttataagttaatttttttagtattctTCTGGTgactattatttttctatttttgctgGCAAACATTGACCTACTTAGGCAGATATTGCTGGAATAACTTAGACCAATTCAACATATAAGCAGTATTGCAGTAGTAAGTTCCAGTGAATGAATTGAAACTCCATCTATCCTTTTTGTAATTCTTCAGTGCAAGTAactaatttttatgttagatagCTGAACAAACTTTTCAATATATACTTCAGTGCAAGTAAGTTATAACTGAGGAATTTAACTacgtaatttttttacttttttattatcatttgggggtaaatttgttttgaaattaaCAAGtggatatattttttgaattatttttcgtTTATGGATAAATCATAAAACAGTTACAACTTTCCAACAAATTTGTTAGAAGATTTGGTCTTACAACTAGaaattgtataaatatttatgaCTTCTATTTACAaagtgaaaattatttttaggacTTATCATTAAAtgagaattaatttaaaaaatatttcaatttgataatttaaaaaaaaaatccaaataataaaaaacgtGTAATTTTTCATCTGGGTGGTATGATATAAGAAGAAGCTACTGATGACAGGACAAAACATGCCAATAATAAATCGAAGCGCAGCCCCAATTACATACGACAGACAAACTAGCTAGATTCTTTTTTGCATggaatcaaaataattcatgATAATGTTACGCtagtttcttaatttaaaattcagatATTAGTGTAAAGTCATCACTTTCCTCTgtcaaacaattattttctagTGATGGGGCTATTTTAGTTCACAATGTCAAAGGATTTAATTAGTCAGCGACCTCTGTGTAACGTTGCTGATTAATTATAGAGTAAATATTCACTTTTCGTTGTTATGTccctaaaaaatagaaaattaaaatttcatctacatttaaaaaaatttattttttaactttcgcttttaatttaataatttattgttattttaatcctgactgaacttaattatttatcaatatttttattataatttaactacatattatcattttgtttcctaaagtattttaatttttaattaaatcttacattatatataaattattagcatgataataataaatgatatttttttatagtggtaataattatttatcatcacaaaaattaaataaaaaataattatcaaatatagaaataaaaaatattatattttatacttaaaattactgttaatttatttattataatttattaaattaaaattctaataaataatagtataacaatgacaaaagatagtataattaaattgaaaattatttttttttcataagaattaaattaaaaatatatattatataaatatatagatactaacaaattatttattttaaaaagtcggtgtatttatttaattaaggagaaaattaaaattaaaaaaatataaaataaattattttattcgatcaaaatttaagataaaattaaatatttttagtttttcatcttttattgtattttcttttattttgtatatttcaaCGTGACTAGTATAATggttgaattatattttatactcaattttgtattttgtatgtGTATATATTATGTACTTGAACATGATAAACCATAATTAACTTCTctatagaaaatataataaaataattatatttttaacttataattaatCATGTCTTCTAATACttaattatgaaataataatgtgaaaacttcaaatattgaaggagaaaaaataGGAATAAGATGTAATACACTTAAATCATTGAAAGAGTATGTATGGAAATTTAacactttcatttttcttctttctttatgtgattgttaattttttgaagTGTCTTTTGGTCCTTAACATTATCCCataaaatagattaattaattaactaatctaacattttatacatattaataacatataaaataataatttgatttgcATAAAAGATCTTATTTAAAACTTTATAAAATCTTGTTAACAAAGTCCTGAATTTAGGACTCACTATTTCAATGTAAAGCTTATAAATTAGTTtcacatttataatataatttaaatagtaaaattgcataaaaaataaaagtaagaatATTATAATGTCTATTCTTATAATTCATACAACAtgagacttaattaaaaatttaaaaattattttagtaacaaaaatgataaaaatatgttaaatttaatgaacaaaatattagtaaattattaagtttaaaaactaaaataataagttattaAATAGACATATGATTACGATAAAATGATACATCACATCATAATCGTACccttatttcatcattaaaaatatcacataaatatgtctatttgatttaatttttcatctttcagctATTTAACTTTTAgtgtttaataaatttaaggaTCAAAATCACTATTTACCCTTAATTAtaagtcttatttttttaagagaaaaatctgtaagttttatttttttctctaacttgattttttccttttaattttctttattaaaatagaagaaagacagagaaatcagaaaaaaggatagattaatataaaaaaaatttaaaaaatatttttttaaaattaggtgataaaataaaagaatattaagaaaacttttcttcaatttgatttctttactattatttaattcattagcCACACATAATATTAGGTACACATGTTTATCATTGTCCGTAAATTACATGCGATTTCTTGACCGTGCGTGCGTGCGTATCCTACTATTAAATTTAACTAAGAATACTGTACCCATGTGTTTCACGCTCATATGTATCTTTTTCTCTCTGATCTCGTATCGTATCTTTACTTTCACGTTTATAATCATTCACAAAAAAAGCTCAGGTTTATCTTGATTGCAACCTGTATTATGCAGTTTCATATATGACCTCTTATTTTAGGTGCTGTCGCAATTAGattgaaaattgattttaaatatttttatttcttgtgcAAGTTAAACATGTAACATTGCTAGAGTTTCTTTTACTTTAGTGGCGGTAGGTAGGTAGAATTGTGCTCTAAAAGTTTAGTTCAATTGCCATCGGCAACATGAAATCTTATCAATATTTTATCTCTCTCAATTACATACTGTGCTCTTATTTTAGCTCAGTTGTGCTCTAAATTAACatactataatatatatatagtaatgctattatttttttcattttccaacCAATTAGTACCAGAGTTTACATGAATCTTAtgattgttgtttttaattttatttttgttcccattcatgaaattaattattaggggttttttattcatttttttttgtattcacTATTCAGTACGAGATGTAGAATGTCGCAGTGCACTTTTtcccaaattttattgaaaataaaacaattactaTATTTTATGGATGAAATTAGAAACTGATTGAGGGCTTTAATCATTTGTTGTAAAGCCAAGACAACCTTATCTACATTTGTACATTTTGAATGATTGAGTCATTGAACACGATGataattgttattgtttttttagttcGATTTCCCTTTACTGGATTGAAGATTAACAAAATTAGATAAGGGCATCAACTCCTCATTAATGTTATATGATCATAACCTcagaaatttataatatttcatcATCCACACTAAGAGAATCAATAAGGTTATTCTTGAGTGGTTCGAGATTTAATATTTGGATGAGAAATCAATTTTGCATTAGTGATATATCAAACTGATTTGAGACTTATGTTTATTACTGAATTTAATTTGAACCATATGCCCCCAATTGTAGTTTGCATTTGTATCAATAAATATGGAGAATGCATACGTTCTTTTACTGGTTGCTTAAGATGAAATTCTTGATGTTTAATAAAAAGGCTGGCGGTGCGAGAAAAAAAACGGTGTAAATAGCAACATAGTATCACTCATTTGTGGGGGATCAATCTATGTTATAGGTGTTGGGGTCGTGTActgttttgtttgttgttgtttttttacgctgcaattttggttttaataaaatttggcttatttacaaaaatatatataaaaaatatctgacgaaaaattatctaaaattgtTGCAggtaaaatttctttttaaactaaaaattaattctcCAACCTAAATCCAAACACGtgaatatttacttatttttttagaagaacaTGTGAACATTTTGACTTACAATCACATTAGCTGATATTTCAAAGTGACTTTTAAATTATCTAATGTAAACTAAAACATGCACTTAGTGTGTGTTTGATTTAATACTAggaaatatcataaaaaaatttgccttctatcaaatatgattttagtaaaaaaaaaatgttagttattGTTCAGTAATTTGACTAGAAGCGATAAAAAGTAACTTGTGTTAAGTTGAAAAATCTGCACTAAATTTTACAAACACTCACCCAAACACACTTACAAAACATGGTTTATTGTCGTTTAACAGTGTTATGCACTAATCCAAGGGAGCGAATATTCATGTGTGAAGAAAATGTTAGATGAATTctttacaaattacaatgtTTTCCTAGCCATTATTATGTTTCTTCTTATATTGTTGGACCTTGCTGCATGGATATATGATGCCACCAAGAAAGGGTCGTATGTTTACACCAAACTCCAGATTTTAGGGTGCTTtgttaggaaatattttttggaTGAGATCTTTAGAAATGCATTTGTATTTTATCTGGTTGCATGTTTTATATTATACGTCTTTTTCttacttatataatatttaatcttttaatttttaatttttacacaatGTTTACcttacatttatattttatttttaagtatcatATCACAGATTTTCATTAATCTCCTCAAAGGTTACTATGTTGAGATAAGCCTTGTCATTTTTCTGATTTATTCTTACACAGTTTGCTAATTAGCCTTAGCAGTTAGCACCATTGATTAGATATGATGGGATCTTTGACTATAGTCTTATAAGTGCACCTTTACCAATCAACTTCAAATAACAacgaggaaaaaaaattgacataaaaAGTATAACAAGGACTAGAAATTCATTAAAATGGCCAAATGAAAGGCAACACAACACAGACGGACCGAGCATCTTACAAGATAACTGTGTCACTAAGAGTTACTATTGTTTAGTTTTCCACAATCATAACCCGACTTCTTGAACAATTGACTAGCTAAGAATGCAGCCAAAATGTTGTCCCTCAAAAAGGTAACCAATTTGGACTCAGCCTGCTGAATAGAACCCACCATATAAGCTGTAGCAATGACATCAATGCTTCTCCATCTT encodes the following:
- the LOC114369458 gene encoding monooxygenase 2-like isoform X1; translated protein: MESSLVEDIVIVGAGIAGLATSLALHRLGVPSLVLEYSDTLRVTGFALTTWTNAWKALDALGVGTILRHQHVQLKEKLECRNVTTSLILGQQTSSLSFEGTGKHGDCEVRCVRRQLMLEAIANELPSGTIRFLSKVVAIEESGFSKIKIVRLDDGTTIKTKVLIGCDGINSVVAKWLGFKEASFTGRYVIRGYKKLMNNHGLEPKFMHYFGKGFRSGVMPCDDNTVYWFLTWTPTSEEKELAKNPSKMKQLVLRKVEKMPSDIKTFIEKTETKDILTSPLKYRHEWELMLGKISKGNVCVVGDAFHPMAPDLGQGGCCALEDGIILARHLAEAFTKKTGKHVAKEMGEEGKSKEQYKKIEASLRKYAKERRWRNIDISVTSYVLGFVLQGDLKLVSHFRDKLFPAFLAELLLKKSDFDCGKLN
- the LOC114369458 gene encoding monooxygenase 2-like isoform X2; translation: MESSLVEDIVIVGAGIAGLATSLALHRLGVPSLVLEYSDTLRVTGFALTTWTNAWKALDALGVGTILRHQHVQLKENVTTSLILGQQTSSLSFEGTGKHGDCEVRCVRRQLMLEAIANELPSGTIRFLSKVVAIEESGFSKIKIVRLDDGTTIKTKVLIGCDGINSVVAKWLGFKEASFTGRYVIRGYKKLMNNHGLEPKFMHYFGKGFRSGVMPCDDNTVYWFLTWTPTSEEKELAKNPSKMKQLVLRKVEKMPSDIKTFIEKTETKDILTSPLKYRHEWELMLGKISKGNVCVVGDAFHPMAPDLGQGGCCALEDGIILARHLAEAFTKKTGKHVAKEMGEEGKSKEQYKKIEASLRKYAKERRWRNIDISVTSYVLGFVLQGDLKLVSHFRDKLFPAFLAELLLKKSDFDCGKLN
- the LOC114369458 gene encoding monooxygenase 2-like isoform X3; protein product: MESSLVEDIVIVGAGIAGLATSLALHRLGVPSLVLEYSDTLRVTGFALTTWTNAWKALDALGVGTILRHQHVQLKEKLECRNVTTSLILGQQTSSLSFEGTGKHGDCEVRCVRRQLMLEAIANELPSGTIRFLSKVVAIEESGFSKIKIVRLDDGTTIKTKVLIGCDGINSVVAKWLGFKEASFTGRYVIRGYKKLMNNHGLEPKFMHYFGKGFRSGVMPCDDNTVYWFLTWTPTSEEKELAKNPSKMKQLVLRKVEKMPSDIKTFIEKTETKDILTSPLKYRHEWELMLGKISKGNVCVVGDAFHPMAPDLGQGGCCALEDGIILARHLAEAFTKKTGKHVAKEMGEEG